The Anopheles merus strain MAF chromosome 2L, AmerM5.1, whole genome shotgun sequence genome has a segment encoding these proteins:
- the LOC121594819 gene encoding LIM and SH3 domain protein Lasp isoform X1 has product MNKSCARCQKVVYPIEELKCLDKTWHKTCFKCHECGMTLNMKTYKGFNKLPYCEAHIPKAKATTIAETPEFKRIAENTKIQSNVKYHADFEKLKGKVTQVADDPETLRIKQNTKNISNVAYHGDLQKKAAMERQRECTEIIDSKDNNDLESEYFSEQLAAESLPHYQPPPPPPVVAPAAGGGPTAQQQVNNNGGMAGGPTNTSQQAQIISTANITKHNQANSYHHQAAALQQQQQQQQQYQQMNNNNKAGGYGGHQQQPGSYPTGAAYAQHAAANNGAGPVGNSAEHVRHSVLQNSATPSGGGGGGAATQKYYDPYDNYARPNPTANQVNNNGTAGPHMGNNNAQYHHSQQQQQQQQHMHHHHQQQQHHGGNGMMEQQQQQRANGAVYHQQHMQHQQQHGQPGNHHHHQHQQQSAAMVDPYGQQQQQRYSANSNSQYAGAMHAQQQQQQQQQHMYQYNNGNMNNGAAATAAAAASAGGIGKIADYDPLTDGPRNVPQPNRQSATLIYSSGNLSTNNNRRIGSVNDIDPVNGYYGSVADNSQAALYQQQQQLYQQQQRQSQQQQQQQQPQYIQPPQQYAAPASNATGKSMSKVRVYRALYDYEAQDSDEVGFSEGDLIIEVNSIDAGWMTGRVERTGLTGMLPANYVELMKI; this is encoded by the exons ACACATACCCAAAGCCAAAGCTACCACGATCGCGGAGACACCGGAGTTCAAGCGAATCGCGGAAAATACCAAAATTCAATCGAACGTGAAATATCATGCAGACTTCGAGAAGCTGAAAGGAAAAGTGACGCAG gTTGCCGATGATCCGGAAACGCTACGAATCAAGCAAAACACGAAAAACATCTCGAACGTCGCGTACCATGGCGATCTGCAGAAGAAGGCCGCGATGGAGCGACAGCGAGAGTGCACGGAAATCATCGACAGTAAAG ACAACAACGATCTAGAGTCGGAGTACTTTTCCGAGCAGCTGGCGGCCGAATCGCTGCCCCACTATcagccgccaccgccgccaccggtcGTAGCACCGGCGGCAGGCGGCGGCCCCACAGCCCAGCAACAGGTCAACAACAACGGTGGCATGGCGGGCGGGCCGACCAACACATCGCAGCAGGCGCAGATCATCTCCACCGCCAACATTACCAAACACAACCAGGCGAACAGCTACCACCACCAGGCGGcggcgctgcagcagcagcagcaacagcagcagcagtatcagcagatgaacaacaacaataaggCGGGTGGCTACGGCGGCCATCAGCAACAGCCGGGCAGCTATCCGACCGGTGCGGCTTACGCGCAGCATGCAGCAGCCAACAATGGTGCTGGTCCGGTTGGCAACAGTGCGGAGCACGTGCGCCATTCGGTGCTGCAAAACTCGGCCACCCCGTCCGGTGGGGGCGGCGGTGGTGCCGCGACGCAAAAGTACTACGATCCGTACGATAACTATGCCCGCCCGAACCCGACCGCCAACCAGGTGAACAACAACGGCACGGCCGGCCCGCATATGGGCAACAACAACGCACAATATCATCacagtcagcagcagcagcagcagcagcaacatatgcatcatcatcaccagcaacagcagcaccacggTGGTAATGGTATGatggaacagcagcagcagcagcgtgcaaATGGCGCTGTCTATCATCAACAGCATatgcagcatcagcagcagcacggtcaGCCTGgcaaccatcaccatcatcaacatcagcagcagtcgGCAGCGATGGTCGATCCGTacggtcagcagcagcaacaacgctACAGTGCCAACAGCAACAGTCAGTACGCAGGTGCAATGCacgctcagcagcagcagcagcaacagcagcagcatatgTATCAGTACAACAACGGCAATATGAACAACGgtgcagcagcgacagcagcagcagcagcaagtgctGGTGGGATTGGTAAAATTGCTGACTACGATCCGCTCACGGACGGACCGCGAAACGTGCCGCAACCGAACCGCCAGAGCGCAACGCTGATCTACAGCTCCGGCAACT TGTCAACGAACAACAACCGACGAATCGGTTCGGTCAACGATATTGATCCCGTCAATGGTTACTATGGCTCAGTGGCGGACAACTCGCAGGCCGCTCTgtatcagcagcaacagcagctgtaccagcagcagcagcggcaatcccagcaacagcagcagcagcagcaaccgcagtACATTCAACCGCCCCAGCAGTACGCAGCGCCTGCTTCGAATGCAACGGGCAAATCGATGAGCAAAGTG CGCGTCTACCGTGCGCTGTACGACTACGAGGCGCAGGACAGCGATGAGGTCGGCTTCAGCGAGGGTGATCTGATCATCGAAGTGAACTCGATCGATGCCGGCTGGATGACGGGACGCGTGGAGCGCACCGGGCTGACCGGCATGCTGCCCGCCAACTATGTCGAGCTGATGAAAATCTAA
- the LOC121594822 gene encoding salivary glue protein Sgs-3-like, which translates to MFRLVVVILFGSACAISCTKTVPLDFCSEYEVLHTNPPCCESTCDYECCRTLCPQMLVYEPTCVCIEGYVRYNGECIPKTECPSQSSTVPPCVTPTMPPPCKTTKATAAPCVTTTPKPSPPPPRCNTTTSVHCTQPTKPPYYATTKPPCPNPPMLPYVLTTPKQYGYTPPSRPSNPPSGTYAPPPYQEFPPPYHYQNVPLYRPNPPCMTTAPATKPPCTTPPTTQPPCTTTPKPCPTTTKAPPCPTTTTTTPPPCPTTTPPTPCPTTAAPCTKPPVSCAACEELVFMQPCCEPTCDYDCADNSACPLLLVEHPTCACRPGTVRYQGHCIEPSACPKSTSRYRLYVPLAAHCLKCGK; encoded by the exons ATGTTTCGTTTGGTTGTGGTGATCCTGTTCGGATCTGCGTGTGCAATAAGCTGCACGAAAACGGTCCCACTAG ATTTCTGCTCGGAGTATGAAGTGCTACACACGAATCCACCCTGCTGCGAGTCAACCTGCGACTACGAATGCTGCCGTACCCTGTGTCCGCAGATGCTCGTGTACGAACCGACCTGTGTGTGCATAGAAGGATATGTTCGATACAACGGGGAGTGTATCCCAAAGACGGAGTGTCCGTCTCAATCATCAACTGTACCGCCGTGCGTAACGCCGACGATGCCACCACCATGCAAAACGAccaaagcaacagcagcaccgtgTGTTACTACCACTCcaaaaccatcaccaccaccaccacgctgCAATACAACGACTTCGGTGCATTGTACACAGCCTACTAAACCTCCGTACTATGCTACTACCAAACCGCCATGCCCAAATCCTCCCATGCTACCGTACGTACTGACGACTCCCAAGCAGTACGGCTACACGCCTCCATCTCGCCCATCCAATCCGCCCTCGGGCACATATGCTCCCCCTCCGTATCAAGAGTTTCCTCCTCCCTATCACTACCAAAACGTTCCACTGTACCGGCCGAATCCTCCGTGCATGACGACCGCCCCTGCTACGAAACCTCCCTGCACAACACCCCCCACCACCCAGCCACCGTGCACAACGACACCGAAACCCTGTCCAACGACCACAAAAGCACCACCCTGTCCGacaacgaccaccaccacaccaccaccgtgtCCGACGACGACGCCTCCAACACCTTGTCCTACAACTGCCGCACCCTGTACGAAACCACCAG TGTCTTGTGCCGCCTGCGAGGAGCTCGTGTTTATGCAGCCCTGCTGCGAACCGACGTGCGATTACGACTGTGCCGATAATAGCGCCtgtccgctgctgctggtcgagcATCCGACGTGTGCATGCCGGCCAGGAACGGTGCGCTACCAAGGCCACTGTATAGAACCTTCCGCGTGCCCGAAAAGTACGTCCCGCTATCGGCTGTACGTACCGCTGGCGGCGCACTGTCTAAAGTGTGGTAAATGA
- the LOC121592324 gene encoding zonadhesin-like, producing MKTAAVVLAVVSLVGCAVAVSHPYTQCGSNEMLVSSPPCCEPTCDCDCEHVTCQQMLVYQPTCVCMQGFVRLEGRCVPKTCCPAPEPTCPTEAPVYHQPSCGCGQTPCQCEQPKYHPAPCETTPKPCHPVYEQPSCGCGQTPCKCEHPTYEQQPSCGCGQTPCQCEQPKYHPAPCETTPKPCHPVYEQQPSCGCGQSPCKCEQPMHEQPSCGCGQSPCKCVQVLYKSCETKPTTTTPCPPVYEQPSCGCGHTPCKCEQPMYEQHPSCGCGQTPCKCVAKCHPVPEHKPCETTTPAPTCAACEELVFVQPCCEPTCDNDCSGVQCSPLLLVEEPTCACRPGLVRYQGHCVEPSVCPKSASRYRLYVPKTVSCACTSAAGCSAMLLLLAVGGTHCGTASVNYAEPNKNICSPYEVLKSSEPCCEPTCDDDCLHAICRRAPDAASVPTCVCRQGYVRHDGSCIRKESCPPRAPVTYDSYRPQKNPYYHRPTPRPNSVPKSCGPNERLTHCRPACEPTCEKDCAGVKHPQVCHPEPCCVCKEGYVRHNGRCIKRCDCPKRPPFLSGRPLSGEYIDFEVVSLEGLKSDEDFGYKPKAEFRMQKPSPPRLPAYEHKKSLGMAPLYLRTLGSASNSAQASSYERAAHTTERPALYPPLCACHATKKMHPATHMPPAMQDTRSYESTEEDSDIVPYAPLPTVGSYRQSQPAKSLFPPPSTPSATVGPYYMPRKTIPAPPPQLHRSDLNEPLDHFCGSGQQSSAAQEEQPKKHPTIWPPVSKHCTRCGFRRH from the exons ATGAAGACGGCAGCAGTTGTGTTGGCAGTCGTGTCCCTCGTAGGATGTGCAGTGGCCGTGTCGCACCCTTACA CGCAATGTGGCTCGAATGAGATGCTGGTGTCTTCGCCACCGTGCTGCGAACCAACGTGCGACTGTGACTGTGAGCATGTCACCTGTCAGCAGATGCTCGTGTACCAGCCGACCTGTGTCTGCATGCAGGGCTTCGTACGCCTGGAGGGTCGCTGTGTTCCGAAGACGTGCTGTCCGGCTCCCGAGCCAACGTGCCCCACAGAAGCTCCCGTGTATCATCAACCGTCGTGCGGTTGTGGTCAAACTCCTTGCCAGTGCGAGCAACCGAAGTACCATCCAGCTCCCTGCGAAACCACTCCCAAACCCTGCCATCCGGTGTACGAACAGCCTTCGTGCGGCTGTGGCCAAACTCCCTGCAAGTGCGAACATCCCACGTACGAACAGCAGCCTTCCTGCGGCTGTGGCCAAACTCCTTGCCAGTGCGAGCAACCGAAGTACCATCCTGCTCCCTGCGAAACCACTCCCAAACCTTGCCATCCGGTGTACGAACAGCAGCCCTCGTGCGGCTGTGGCCAATCTCCCTGCAAGTGTGAGCAACCCATGCACGAACAGCCTTCGTGCGGCTGTGGCCAATCTCCCTGCAAGTGTGTCCAGGTGTTGTACAAGTCGTGCGAAACGaaacccaccaccactacGCCCTGTCCGCCCGTGTACGAGCAACCGTCGTGCGGCTGTGGCCATACTCCCTGCAAGTGCGAACAGCCCATGTACGAACAGCATCCCTCCTGCGGCTGTGGCCAAACTCCCTGCAAGTGCGTCGCCAAATGCCATCCCGTGCCGGAGCACAAGCCGTGCGAGACTACTACTCCTGCCC CAACCTGTGCCGCCTGCGAGGAGCTAGTGTTTGTGCAGCCGTGCTGCGAGCCGACGTGCGATAACGACTGTTCCGGTGTGCAGTGCagcccgctgctgctggtcgaagAGCCAACCTGTGCCTGCCGGCCCGGGCTCGTCCGCTACCAGGGGCACTGTGTGGAGCCGTCCGTCTGCCCGAAGAGTGCCTCCCGCTATCGGCTGTACGTACCGAAAACCGTTTCCTGTGCCTGCACTTC TGCTGCTGGGTGCAGTGccatgctgctgttgctggcagTAGGCGGTACGCACTGTGGAACTGCCAGTGTTAACTATGCAGAACCCAACAAGA ACATCTGTTCCCCATACGAAGTGCTGAAGTCATCCGAGCCATGCTGTGAGCCTACTTGTGATGACGACTGTCTGCATGCGATCTGTCGCCGTGCACCGGATGCCGCGTCCGTACCTACGTGCGTATGCCGGCAGGGATACGTGCGCCACGATGGGTCCTGCATAAGGAAGGAATCGTGCCCTCCCCGAGCCCCCGTAACCTACGATTCGTACCGTCCGCAGAAGAACCCATACTATCACCGCCCTACACCACGTCCTAACTCGGTGCCAAAATCTTGCGGTCCGAACGAACGGCTCACCCACTGTCGGCCAGCCTGCGAACCGACTTGCGAGAAGGACTGTGCCGGGGTGAAACACCCCCAGGTGTGCCACCCGGAACCGTGCTGCGTGTGCAAGGAGGGCTACGTACGCCACAACGGTCGCTGCATCAAACGGTGCGACTGTCCGAAGCGACCGCCCTTCCTCTCCGGACGCCCCCTCTCGGGCGAGTACATTGATTTTGAGGTCGTTTCTCTGGAGGGTCTGAAATCGGACGAAGATTTTGGCTACAAACCGAAGGCCGAGTTCCGTATGCAgaaaccatcaccaccacggCTGCCGGCGTACGAGCACAAAAAGTCACTCGGTATGGCACCGCTGTACCTGCGTACGCTCGGTAGCGCATCAAACTCGGCCCAAGCGTCATCCTACGAGCGCGCTGCCCATACGACCGAACGGCCAGCCCTCTATCCACCGCTGTGCGCTTGCCATGCGACGAAGAAAATGCACCCAGCCACTCATATGCCGCCGGCCATGCAGGACACTCGCTCGTACGAGAGCACCGAGGAAGACTCAGACATTGTGCCGTACGCACCGCTACCAACCGTCGGATCGTACCGGCAGTCGCAGCCGGCCAAGAGCCTTTTCCCACCGCCGAGCACACCGTCCGCAACCGTTGGACCGTACTATATGCCAAGGAAAACGATTCCAGCGCCACCGCCACAGCTACACCGAAGCGATCTTAACGAACCATTGGATCATTTCTGCGGCTCCGGACAGCAAAGCTCGGCCGCACAGGAAGAGCAGCCGAAGAAGCACCCCACCATTTGGCCACCGGTTAGCAAGCATTGTACACGCTGTGGCTTCCGGCGCCATTAG
- the LOC121594823 gene encoding coatomer subunit zeta-1 has product MDSLMEPTLYTIKGMCILDNDGNRILAKYYDKNVFPTVKEQRAYEKNLFSKTHRADAEIIMLDGLTCVYKSNVDLFFYVMGSTQENELILLSVLNCLYDTITMILKKNVEKRAVLENLDIVMLAFDEICDGGIILDADPSSVMKRVDLRNDDIPIGEQTVAQVLQSAKEQLKWSLLK; this is encoded by the exons ATGGACTCACTTATG GAACCAACGCTGTACACCATCAAGGGCATGTGCATACTGGACAACGACGGGAACCGCATACTGGCCAAGTACTACGACAAGAACGTGTTCCCCACGGTGAAGGAGCAGCGGGCGTACGAGAAGAACCTGTTCAGCAAAACACACCGGGCGGATGCGGAAATCATCATGCTCGATGGGCTGACCTGCGTGTACAAGAGCAATGTGGATCTGTTCTTCTACGTGATGGGCAGCACGCAGGAGAACGAGCTGATACTGCTGTCAGTGCTGAACTGTCTGTACGACACGATCACGATGATACTGAAGAAAAATGTGGAAAAGCGGGCGGTGCTGGAAAATCTCGACATTGTGATGCTGGCGTTCGATGAAATCTGCGACGGAGG CATTATCCTGGATGCAGATCCCTCGTCCGTGATGAAGCGGGTCGACCTGCGAAACGATGACATTCCGATCGGGGAGCAAACCGTTGCCCAG GTTCTACAGTCGGCCAAAGAGCAACTGAAATGGTCACTGCTAAAGTGA
- the LOC121594821 gene encoding guanine nucleotide-binding protein G(f) subunit alpha, translating to MLLIDCFRRPSHELQARKKQSSKEVVQMRKLYRDPVKVLLLGAGESGKTTIIKQMRILHIQNSYSFDERLEKLSDIYENIHESIYELVRQVILLELEFDSIANQRCAEYILRMGPQAPWNLSAEYVRCVRCLWSDAGVKRCYKRSNEFQLIDSAKYFLDRVEKISMPGYIPTNGDILNCRKTTTGIQEVRFNVRMPGSLGGGTQEFRMFDVGGQRHHRSKWMQAFEGVQAVLFLISCGGFDQTLREDPKQNRLAEGFELFRGVWHNRFLAETGVIVFMNKQDVLEQKLLAGQSIRTYFPDYDDYVAFADKDQLYDELTRTRSFIRSKLVDITNEPPRRTSHLVGRKRTCYFHFTIATDTQNVRTVFNDVHNIILTKNLSKMDLL from the exons ATGCTGCTGATCGATTGCTTCCGTCGGCCGTCGCACGAGCTGCAGGCGCGGAAGAAGCAATCCTCCAAGGAGGTGGTCCAGATGCGCAAGCTGTACCGCGACCCGGTcaaggtgctgctgctcggcgcGGGCGAGTCGGGcaaaaccaccatcatcaaGCAGATGCGCATCCTGCACATACAGAACAGCTACAGCTTTGA TGAACGGCTGGAGAAGCTGTCGGACATCTACGAGAACATACACGAGTCGATCTACGAGCTGGTGCGGCAGGTCATACTGCTCGAGCTGGAGTTCGACTCGATCGCCAATCAACGGTGCGCGGAGTACATCCTCCGGATGGGTCCCCAGGCGCCCTGGAATCTCTCGGCCGAGTACGTCCGGTGCGTACGATGTCTCTGGTCGGATGCCGGTGTGAAGCGGTGCTACAAACGCTCGAACGAATTTCAACTGATCGACAGTGCGAAGTA CTTTCTCGATCGCGTGGAAAAGATCTCAATGCCCGGGTACATCCCGACGAACGGGGACATCCTGAACTGCCGCAAAACGACGACGGGTATACAGGAGGTGCGGTTTAACGTGCGCATGCCCGGCTCGCTCGGCGGCGGTACGCAGGAGTTCCGCATGTTCGATGTCGGCGGGCAGCGGCACCATCGCAGCAAGTGGATGCAAGCGTTCGAGGGCGTGCAGGCGGTGCTGTTCCTGATCTCGTGCGGTGGGTTCGACCAGACGTTGCGCGAAGACCCGAAACAGAACCGGCTGGCGGAGGGGTTCGAGCTGTTCCGGGGCGTCTGGCACAATCGCTTTCTGGCGGAGACGGGCGTGATTGTGTTCATGAACAAGCAGGACGTGCTGGAGCAGAAGCTGCTGGCGGGCCAATCGATCCGGACGTACTTCCCCGACTACGACGACTACGTGGCGTTCGCGGACAAGGACCAGCTGTACGATGAGCTGACGCGGACGCGCTCCTTCATCCGGTCGAAGCTGGTG GACATTACAAACGAACCACCGCGAAGAACGTCACATCTTGTGGGGCGCAAACGGACCTGCTACTTCCACTTCACCATCGCCACGGACACGCAGAACGTGCGCACCGTTTTCAACGATGTGCACAACATCATACTGACGAAAAACCTTTCCAAGATGGATTTACTTTAA